The sequence TTTCTGACTTACCTTTTACCGTCGCGCCGAAACCAATACCGCTACCGGTATTAATGCGCTGCCCGATAACTTTATCCAGGCCCGCAAAAGCACCACCACAGATAAACAGAATCTTAGAGGTATCAACCTGTAAAAACTCTTGCTGTGGATGCTTGCGGCCACCTTGTGGTGGTACAGCAGCAATAGTCCCTTCGATCAGTTTCAACAGAGCCTGTTGCACACCTTCACCCGAAACATCGCGAGTGATCGATGGGTTATCAGACTTGCGTGAAATCTTATCAATTTCATCAATATAGACGATGCCGCGTTGCGCTTTCTGAACGTCGTAATCACATTTCTGTAGCAGCTTCTGAATGATGTTTTCAACATCTTCACCCACATAACCGGCTTCGGTCAGTGTGGTCGCATCTGCCATGGTAAATGGCACATCCAGGAAGCGAGCCAATGTTTCCGCTAATAGCGTTTTACCACTACCAGTCGGACCAATCAGCAGAATATTACTTTTACCCAACTCGATACCATTGCTCGTATCGCCATTACGTAAGCGTTTGTAATGGTTATATACCGCAACAGCCAGCACCTTTTTCGCCGGTTCCTGTCCGATGACATAATCATCAAGATGGCGACGAATTTCGTGCGGCGTTGGCAGCGAACTACGCTCCCGGTGCGGCGCAACTTCTTTGATCTCTTCGCGAATAATGTCGTTACACAAATCGACACATTCATCGCAGATATACACTGACGGCCCGGCAATTAGCTTACGCACTTCATGCTGGCTTTTGCCGCAGAAAGAGCAATACAGCAGCTTTCCAGAACCGTCTTTGCGCTTATCTGTCATCAGTAAACCTCTTTTTCAGTATCTGCCACACCTGAAACTGTGTGGCAGGGAGACTATTCTCGCTATTTCTGTACGCCACGTTAGCTTTTAACGGACAGCCGATATAATGGGTAGTGTACAAACAATACGCAATTGGCTTTTTCAGCACGACGATTTGTTCTATTTACATTCACTATAGTATATCGGCTCACAGAAATAAGTCGTTAGTCACGACGGGTGAACACAGAATCAACTAAACCGTATTCTACAGCCTGTTCGGCAGACAGGAAACGGTCACGCTCAGTGTCTCTCTCTATTTCTTCAAGAGATTTTCCCGTGTGATGTGCCATCAGTTCATTCATACGCGATTTCACTTTTAAAATCTCTTTCGCATGAATTTCAATATCTGTAGCCTGCCCCTGGAAACCGCCCAACGGTTGATGGATCATTACCCGTGAATTCGGCAAGCAGAAACGTTTACCCTTGGCCCCGGCAGTTAACAAGAATGCACCCATTGAACATGCCTGGCCCATACAAATAGTGCTGACATCCGGCTTAATAAATTGCATGGTGTCATAAATTGACATCCCAGCAGTAATCACCCCACCTGGTGAGTTGATGTACAGGAAGATATCTTTTTCTGGATTCTCGGCTTCCAGGAACAGCATTTGCGCTGTGATCAGGTTGGCCATGTGGTCTTCGACCTGGCCGGTCAGAAAAATAATACGCTCTTTAAGCAGACGGGAGAAAATATCGTAAGAACGCTCCCCACGTGAAGTCTGCTCAACCACCATTGGCACCAGAGCCATGTTAGGTGCAAATTGATCTCGTTCGCCACTGTATGACATTACCGTCTCCTAATAGAATTTACTTTGGCGCCATTCATAACCGATTCTACTTGAGATAAGGAATGATGACTATGTTCATGCGTGCAAACAGTCCGGTTATCCGGACTCATTCGACGGTGGTAATCAGCCAGTGTTTCATCAACATCTTATATGAACGTCTGTTAGATTAATTGGGGGATTAATATTCATTTTCAAGCCCCAATGACATTTTTTTTAGCCTAACAATTCTGTTTCTAACCTGAAAACCGCCCACTATCTCTGCCGTAATCCCGACGCCCTATTGATTATTTATCTGTTAAGTACTTTATTTCACTTTTCAAATATAGCGCAGATTGCAGCGAAACATGCCAGATTAATCATACTATTGAGGGATTATTGTTACTAAAAGAAAAAGCCCGCAGCCAAAGGCGACGGGCTTAATCAATTAAAACACCGGATAGATTACATCCAGTTTAGTGCGCTAAAAAACATTACGCAGTGGTGGTCTGATTCATCAGCTCACTGAAGGTAGTTGGTTTTTCAGTTACTTTGGCTTTAGCCAGTAAAGTTTCTACCGCTTGTTCTTCCAGAGCAACATTACGCATATTGTTCATCAGCTCTTTGTTCTTGCTGTAGAACTCAACAACTTCTTGTGGATCTTCGTAAGCAGAAGCCATTTCTTCAATCAGTGCTTTAACACGATCTTCATCAGCTTTCAGCTCGTGCTGGCTGATAACTTCGCCCAGCAACAGACCGACAACAACACGACGTTTAGCTTGCTCTTCGAACAATTCACGTGGCAATTCAGCAGCTTGCTTCTCGTTACCACCGAAACGCTGTGCAGCCTGACGGCGCAGAACGTCGATTTCACCTTCAACCAGTGCCGCAGGAACGTCGATTTCGTTCGCGCTAACCAGACCGTCGATTGCCTGAGTTTTAACACGGTTACGTACCGCGCCTTTCAGCTCGCGTTCCATGTTTTTACGCACTTCAGCACGCAGACCGGCAACTGAACCATCAGCAACGCCGAAACGTTTGATGAATTCTTCAGTCAGTTCTGGCAGCTCACGCACTTCAACTTTCTTCAACACGATGTCGAATTTAGCTGATTTACCTTTCAGGTTTTCTGCGTGGTAATCTTCTGGGAAGTTTACGTCGATGGTGAATTCTTCACCGGCTTTGTGGCCGATTACACCTTCTTCGAAACCTGGGATCATACGACCCTGGCCCATTGCCAGCACGAAATCAGTCGCTTTACCGCCTTCAAACACTTCACCGTCGATAGATCCGGTGAAATCCAGAGTTGCGCGATCTTCAGCAGTTGCGGCAGCGTCAGTTTCTTTCCAGGTAGCTTGTTGCTTACGCAGAGTTTCCAGCATGGTATCAACGTCAGCGTCGTTTACTTCAACAACTGGCTTTTCTACTTCAATGCTTTCCAGATCTTTTAGCTCAACTTCCGGATACACTTCAAACTCAACGGAATAAGTAAAATCTTCACCCTCTTTGTACTGGCCCGGCACATAGTTAGGTGCGCCAGCTGGGTTGATTTTTTCTTTAATGATTGCGTCAACGAAATTACGTTGCATCAGATCACCCAGTACGTCCTGGCGAACAGATGCGCCGTAGCGCTGTTCAACGATATTCATTGGCACGTGGCCTTTACGGAAACCGTCGATACGAACATTTTTAGCAGCTTTAACTAATTCGCTTTTTACGGCTTTCTCAATGCTGTCAGCAGCAACAGTAATTGTTACACGGCGGCCAAGGCCTTGGGTGGTTTCAACAGAAACTTGCATCTTGTTACCTCAAAAAAATCACAGTGCTCGGTCAACTCCAGAAGCTGCAAACGAAGCAGCACCACTTCCCTTTCAGGAATGATGCAAACTCTGAAAACATCCTCTAAGAACCGGGACGGCCGCATTATACAGAACCGAGTATCCCAGATGTCAGAAGCGTCCCGAAACCATTCCGGAAAAATAAGACGCGACATTATAGCGGCGCACAAGGTATGAGTCGAGGAAAGCAAGCGAATGTTGTCGCGGTAAAATTCACGCGTTAATCGTTCCCTCGGCTAAAACTCCTGTGGCGCACTAATGAAATGGAGATGTCGCCTATACAGAAACACAAGCGGCTCTAGGGCCGCCTGCAAAATTCTCATCTACTAATACCCTAAATCAGGCCGGAATGACTACTGTTATCCAGCCTGATTTAATTAATCTTAGCGCTTAAGCCAATGTTCCTGCTCCACGGCAAGACGGTGAAGCCGGTACGGTATCTTGTAACCCAGCCCACTCTTTTAGGGTGTAAGTGTGCAAGGCCAGCGCATGAACCGTGCTCGCCAGCTCTTCAGCCAACGCACTATAAATCGCGCGATGGCGATTGAGAAAGCGTTGATCTTGAAATTTATTGCTAACGATCACAATTTTAAAATGACTTTCCGAACCCGCAGGAACATTGTGGCGGTAACTTTCATTAATTACCTCCAGATGATCCGGTTCGAATGCCATTTTTAGTTTTTCTTCAATTTGTTCCCGAATCAAAATCATCATGTTCTCCTCACTACTGAAGCAGAAAACTGCCCACTCTCTCTTGCAATATTAGTTGATTTCCGCTGTTTTATAACATTTTGGATACAAAATATCCTGAATATCTCACCGCGACCAGTTCAAATGAAGAAGCTGATTCTCTGATTAACCAAAAGGTGATTTGTAAGAACTTTAAAGTAAATGAAGGGTTACTCGGGGGAAAAACGTATTTTTTGGTGAATTTCTCTCCATCGGGATCTTCCACCGGCCACTCGCAGTGCTATGATGTCGCAACTGCAAACTCGCAAAATAACATGGCTGCTATCCCGCTCTGATTATTAAAGAATTCCATAACTATTGAGAAAGTGAACATGCTAAAGAAAATTCTTTTCCCGCTGTTGGCTGTTTTTATACTGGCGGGCTGTGCTGCCAGTAACAACACATTGAATGTGACTCCGAAAGTCGTCTTGCCACCTCAAGATCCAACGCTTATGGGGATTACTATCAGCATTAATGGCGCTGATCAGCGCCAGGATGCCGCACTGGCGAAAGTAAATCGTGATGGTCAACTGGTGGTGTTAACTCCATCTCGAGATCTGCGTTTCTTGCTACAAGAAGTGCTCGAAAAACAAATGACTGCCCGCGGTTATATGATTGGAACCAATGCACCAGTTGACTTACAAATTGTGGTAAATCAACTATTTGCTGATGTACAGGAAGGTAACCTTCGCTACAACATCACGACTAAAGCAGACATTTCTATTACTGCCACCGCGAAAAATGGTAACAAGCAGGTTAAAAACTACCGTGCCAGCTATAACGTTCAAGGTGCATTTACTGCGACCAATGAAAAAATCACTGATGCTGTTAACACCGTGTTGAGCGATGTTATTGCAGATATGGCGCAAGACACCAGTGTCAGCAGCTTTATCAAGCAGAATGCCCGTTAATCTGTTGTTTGCTTAACATCTTTATTACTGCTTAACAGAATGCTCTGCCCCACTCATGGGGCGGGGCATGTAGGTCTCACATGTCCAATCGCTATTCGAACCTTTTTACCCAACGAAATTCTCTTGTTCTTTTGCTGTTGGGATTTGCCTCAGGCCTCCCTTTAGCCCTAACTGGCGGGACATTACAAGCTTGGATGACGGTTGAAAATGTCAGTCTGAAAACGATTGGTATTTTTTCTTTGGTCGGCCAAGCCTACGTATTTAAGTTCCTCTGGTCCCCCTTAATGGACCGCTATACCCCTTCATTTCTTGGCCGCCGACGCGGTTGGTTAATCATTAGCCAGCTGTTATTAATTGTCGCCATTATTGCCATGGGCTTTATGGAACCGGCTAAACATTTATGGTGGCTGGCCGCTATCGCGGTGATAGTTGCATTCTGCTCTGCATCGCAAGATATTGTTTTTGATGCTTATAAAACTGATTTACTGACGGCAGAAGAGCGCGGTACCGGTGCTGCGGTTTCAGTGTTGGGTTATCGTCTCGCCATGTTGGTGTCTGGTGGGCTGGCACTGTGGATAGCGGATCGTTACCTCGGCTGGCAATCCACTTACTGGCTGATGGCCGGGTTAATGCTCATTGGGGTATTTGCCACGTTATTTGCTCCAGAACCCGATATTCGTATTGCGCCGCCGAAAACTCTGGAACAGGCAATCGTTGAGCCATTGCGTGATTTTTTTGGCCGCAACAATGCCTGGCTGATTCTGCTACTGATCGTTTTGTACAAAATGGGCGATGCTTTTGCAGCCAGCTTAAGCACCACTTTTTTGATCCGTGGCGTCGGATTTGATGCTGGCGAAGTCGGGTTGGTCAATAAAACGCTGGGATTAATCGCCACTATTATTGGCGCGCTGTATGGCGGCCTGCTAATGCAGCGCCTGAGCTTATTCCGAGCATTGATGATATTCGGCATTTTACAGGCGGTATCCAACGTTGGTTACTGGCTGTTATCCATCACTGATAAGAATATATTTTCCATGGGCAGCGCCATATTCTTGGAAAACCTGTGTGGAGGGATGGGAACTGCGGCGTTTGTTGCTCTACTGATGACACTCTGCAATAAGTCTTTCTCCGCCACACAATTTGCTTTGTTATCAGCATTATCCGCTGTAGGGCGCGTCTATGTTGGCCCAATAGCCGGGTGGTTCGTTGAAACACATGGCTGGCCGTTATTCTATTTATTCTCCATTGTGGCGGCCATTCCTGGATTATTACTGCTCTATATCTGCCGACAGACGTTAGAACATACACAAAAAACAGATGAATTTATGCCAAGAACCGCATTTAAAGCAGCCTACCGCTGGGCATTGCGCTTTTTGACGATAGGTTGCGTATTATTAGCCGCATGGCTTGTATTACTAATATGTAATGCGTTGGATTGGACCGCCGCCCCACATGTCGCAGAGATACTGCTGCTCCGTGGAATTCAGCTCAGTGTGGTCGGCATGGTATTTGGTGGAGTATTGGACTATCTCGCGCTTAGACGAGAAAAGTTAGCTTAATAAACCTCATTAAATGAAGAAAGCCGGCACTTGCACCGGCTTTTTTTATGCTTGCAAGATAAGCCACCTGAATACTTTCTCTTCACTTAATTGATACTCATCACAAATTACAGCAACAGTTGCAAAATATTATTCACAAAACGAGATCCATATCACTTTCAACTATTTATCCTTTCGTGCTCTGAGACTATGATGAGCGCACTTTTTGTTAAGGACTGTGTCCTTTTGTTTCTTCTGACATCTTTCACTCACACAGAGGCATTTATGCGTAAAATTCTTATCGGCGCAGTCGCGCTGACGGCGGTCACCTTGGCTCCGGCCGTGCAAGCTGAATACCAGTGGGGATTTGCTAATATCAGCATGAACTACCTTGACTGGACTCGCAGCACCACGCATAAATCCGGTGATTCTTCGCATAAAGATGACTTCGCGTATATTGAATTAGAAGGCGGTGCCGGCTATAGCTGGGGCGAGGTCTACGGCTTCTTTGATTTAGAAAACCCGTTCAATTCAAAAACAGCACAACCGGGTGATAACCAGCGCTACACCTTCAAGACGACAGGCCGCTACTATCTGGGTGACTCAGGTTTCAACCTTTATGGGCACCTCTACGGCACATACTCCTTGCCAAGTGCAGAAGGTAACAATTACAGCAACTTCCACGAAGTAAATACGCTGTACGGTATTGGTTATAACGCCACTGTTGCGGGGGTGTGGATGAAGCCGTTCGTTGCTCTGCATTATGTCGATCAGACCTATTACTCAGGCAATAACGGTTATGTTGTCGGTTGGGTTGCAGGTTATGACTTTACCGCATTCGATGAAAAATTCAGCATCACCAACTGGAACGAACTGGAGTTCAACCGGGCTGAGCGCTATGCCGCAGGCAACGGTGGCCGTAACGGGGTGAACGGGGCTATTGCTCTTTGGTGGACACCAATTAAACAATTCACCACAGGTATTCAGTACCGTTATGCTTATAACAAATTAGGCGAAGATTTTTTACAAGATGGTATCGTTTATTCAATTAAATATAATTTCTAACTAAAATGATTCTGGGGACGTCTATTTTTAGTCCCTGGAATATATTTTAATTTACCGCGTCATCACATATTATTTACATAAAATAAGCCTACGCATTAAATAAAAATCAGTATTTCCCATGAATAAAAGTCTAATTACCGTTGTTTTTCCTTAACATCCGCCGCTTTATAGCCCCCCGCTTTCGCCAACATATTGTTGCTATTAGTAAATTGTCACGTAAGGCAACATCTGTGACCCCCTTAACATAAAGTGTCAACAAGCCGCTGACACAATCTTAAGCATGTTTACAGTCCTGCAACGTTCCCGTAAAATGCCCGCACACATGAAACGACAATAGAGCCATTTTGTAATTGAGGTCGTTAGATGAGACTTAAGAAATACATTAAAAATATGGGTATGTTGTCTTTATTAGCAGCCACAGTCATGCTTAGTGGTTGCGATATGGTATTGATGAATCCCAAAGGCGCAATCGGAGTCGAGCAGAAAACACTGATACTCACTGCTATCGGTTTAATGCTGATCGTTGTAGTTCCGGTTATTTTTATGGCGTTTGCTTTTGCATGGAAGTACCGCGCGTCCAACAAAAGTGCGACCTACACTCCAAACTGGTCCCATTCCAACAAAATTGAGCTTGTTGTTTGGGCAGTTCCAATCATTATCATTGCTATTTTGGCAACGATAACTTGGAAAACCTCTCACGAACTTGACCCGTTCAAACCGCTTGAAGTGGCTGGTAAAGAACCGATCACCATTGAAGTGGTTTCCCTTGACTGGAAATGGCTGTTTATCTACCCAGAACAAGGTATTGCTACAGTAAATGAACTGGCTTTCCCTACTGATGTTCCGGTGAACTTTAAAATCACCTCCAACTCAGTAATGAACTCGTTCTTTATCCCTCAGTTAGGCGGGCAGATTTATGCGATGGCCGGGATGCAAACCAAATTGCATCTGATTGCTAACGAAGCCGGTAAATACAATGGTATTTCCAGTAGCTTCAGTGGCAAAGGCTTCTCAGGTATGAAATTCACTGCGATCGCAACACCTACGCAGGAAGATTTCAACCAATGGGTCGCACAGGTGAAAAAATCGCCAAACACCCTGAATACCACTGACGATTTCAATAAACTGGCTGAACCGAGCGAAAATAACCCGGTTGAGTATTTCTCCAGTGTTAAACCGGAGCTGTTTAAAGGAATTATTGGCAAGTTTATGGGCGATATGAACATGCACAAAAAAGGCGATGATACCCATTCAGGTATGGATATGAGCCAGGGCATGGATATGGGCGAACACGCCGCTCACGCCGGAGCCGAGGAATAAAACGATGTTGGGAAAATTAACACTTGATGCGGTTCCGCTGCACGAACCAATCATTATGGTTACCGTTGCTGCAATTGTTCTGGGTGGGCTGGCTCTCGTCGCTGCTCTAACCTATTTCGGCAAATGGAAATGGTTATGGAGCGAATGGCTGACTTCGGTTGACCATAAGAAAATCGGTATCATGTATATTCTGGTCGCCATGGTCATGCTTTTGCGTGGTTTTGCCGACGCCATCATGATGCGTAGCCAGCAAGCACTTGCTTCCGCTGGTGAGGCTGGCTTCTTGCCGCCTCATCATTATGATCAGATTTTCACCGCTCACGGCGTCATCATGATTTTCTTCATGGCGATGCCTTTCGTGGTGGGCTTGATGAACGTGGTTGTGCCGCTACAAATCGGTGCTCGTGACGTTGCCTTCCCGTTCCTGAACTCATTGAGTTTCTGGTTCTTTGTCGTCGGGGTGGTGTTAATCAACATCTCTCTGGGGGTCGGTGAATTTGCGCAAACCGGTTGGTTAGCCTATCCACCACTGTCAGGTAAAGAGTACAACCCTGGTGTCGGGGTCGATTACTGGATCTGGAGTCTACAGATTTCTGGTTTAGGTACCTTGCTGACCGGTGTTAACTTCTTCGCGACTATCCTGAAAATGCGTGCGCCTGGCATGTCAATGATGAAGATGCCTGTCTTCACATGGGCGGCACTTTGCACCAACATTTTGATTATCGTTTCTTTCCCGATCCTAACTGTGACCGTCGCGTTACTGACCCTGGACCGCTACCTTGGCACCCATTTCTTCACTAATGATATGGGTGGCAACATGATGATGTACATCAACCTGATTTGGGCCTGGGGCCATCCGGAAGTGTACATTCTGGTTCTGCCGGTATTCGGGGTGTTCTCCGAAGTGACCGCAACCTTCTCAAGAAAGCGTCTGTTTGGTTACACCTCTTTAGTCTGGGCAACCATCGCGATTACCGTATTGTCGTTTATTGTTTGGCTACACCACTTCTTTACCATGGGGTCAGGTGCCAACGTTAACGCCTTCTTCGGGATCGCCACGATGATTATTTCTATCCCGACCGGGGTGAAAATATTCAACTGGCTGTTCACCATGTACCAAGGGCGTATTCAGCTTAACTCCGCCATGCTGTGGACGGTTGGTTTCATCATCACCTTCTCAATCGGTGGGATGACCGGTGTTCTGCTAGCTGTGCCGGGTGCAAACTTCGTACTGCATAACAGCTTGTTCCTGATTGCCCACTTCCATAACGTGATTATCGGTGGCGTGGTGTTCGGTTGCTTCGCGGGTCTGACTTACTGGTGGCCTAAGTCCTTCGGCTTTACGCTGAATGAAAAATGGGGCATCCGTGCATTCTGGTTCTGGATTATCGGCTTCTTCGTTGCCTTCATGCCACTGTATGTCCTAGGCTTTATGGGGATGACCCGTCGTCTGAGCCAAGACATCAACCCGGAATTCCACCCGATGTTGATGGTGGCCGCGGGCGGTGCAGCACTGATTGCATGCGGTATTTTGTGCCAAGTTATCCAAGTGTTCGTCAGTATCCGTGACCGCGAACAAAATCGTGATCTGACTGGTGACCCATGGGGTGGCCGTACGCTGGAGTGGTCTACCTCTTCCCCACCGCCGTTCTATAACTTCGCTGTTGTTCCTGAAGTGACTGACCGTGACGAATTCTGGGATATGAAAGAGAAAGGCGAAGCATACAAACGCCCAGCGAAATACGAAGAAATCCACATGCCGAAGAATACCGGTGCAGGTGTGATTATTGCTGGCTTCAGCTTGATCTTCGGCTTTGCCATGATCTGGTATATCTGGTGGCTGGCCATTATTGGCTTCGTCGGCATGATTGTGACCTGGATTGTGAAAAGCTTCGACGAGGATGTGGATTACTATGTGCCGGTTGCAGAAGTGGAGCGCATTGAAGATCTTCATCATGAACAAATCAGCAAAGCAGGCGTGAATCATGTCAACTGAAACTCTGACTAACCATAACGTCGCCCATGTAGAACATGGGCATCACGATGCAGGAGCGACGAAAGTCTTCGGCTTCTGGATCTACCTGATGAGCGACTGTATTTTGTTTGCGACATTGTTTGCAACTTATGCAGTGCTGGTAAACGGGACCGCTGGCGGTCCTTCAGGCAGGGATATCTTCGACTTGAACTTTGTTCTGGTCGAAACCTTCCTGTTGCTGTTCAGTAGTATTACTTACGGCATCGCTATGCTGGGCATGAACAAAGGCCACAAAAATCAGGTGAATACCTGGTTAGGTCTGACCTTCCTGTTCGGATTGGGCTTTGTGGCAATGGAAATCTATGAATTCCATCACCTGATTGCTGAAGGTTATGGCCCGGATCGCAGTGCGTTCCTGTCTAGCTTCTTCGCACTGGTTGCCACCCACGGTATTCACGTTACCGCTGGCCTGGTTTGGATCATCATTATGATGATTCAAGTAGCAAAACGCGGCCTGAATGAAACGAACCGTACCCGCCTGATGTGCCTGAGCTTGTTCTGGCACTTCCTGGACGTGGTCTGGATCTGCGTATTCACCGTTGTCTATCTGTTAGGAGCTATGTGATGAGCCATCCAACATCTAGTCATTCAACAACGACTCACGGTGGAGCCAGCCACGGTAGCTTGAAGTCATATCTTATTGGCTTCATTCTGTCGGTTATTCTGACAGTTATTCCATTCGCTATGGTGATGAGCGGTACCGCCTCCCATACGACTATTCTGGCCACTGTGGTCGGTTTAGCCGTGGTGCAGATTATCGTACACTTAGTGTACTTCCTGCATATGAATGGATCGTCCGAAGAACGTTGGAATCTGGTGGCGTTCCTGTTCACCGCTATGATTATCGCAATCGTTGTTGTGGGCTCACTCTGGATTATGTACAACCTCAACATCAATATGATGGTTGACTGAAGAGCTGCATGTGATGATTAAGCAATACCTGCAAGTAACTAAACCAGGAATTATTTTCGGCAATTTAATTTCTGTCGTTGGGGGATTTCTCCTCGCTTCCAAAGGCGTGATTGATTACCCCCTTTTTCTCGCCACCCTGTTCGGTGTCTCGCTAGTTGTTGCCTCCGGGTGTGTATTTAACAACTATATCGACCGTGATATCGACCGCATCATGGAGAGAACGAAGAATCGTGTCCTGGTAAAAGGACTTATCGATCCGAAAGTGAGCCTGATTTATGCTTCAGTACTGGGTATTGCTGGCATGCTGCTGCTCTATGTCGCTGCTAACCCATTAGCCATGTGGCTGGCTGTGATTGGTTTTGTGATTTATGTCGGGGTTTATAGCCTCTACATGAAACGTAAATCAGTTTACGGCACATTGATTGGCAGCTTGTCAGGTGCCGCGCCTCCGGTGATTGGTTACTGCGCCGTTACCGGGCAATTTGATATGGGTGCGTTGATCTTGCTGTTGATCTTCAGCCTGTGGCAAATGCCGCATTCTTATGCCATCGCGATTTTCCGCTTTAA comes from Yersinia canariae and encodes:
- the cyoB gene encoding cytochrome o ubiquinol oxidase subunit I produces the protein MLGKLTLDAVPLHEPIIMVTVAAIVLGGLALVAALTYFGKWKWLWSEWLTSVDHKKIGIMYILVAMVMLLRGFADAIMMRSQQALASAGEAGFLPPHHYDQIFTAHGVIMIFFMAMPFVVGLMNVVVPLQIGARDVAFPFLNSLSFWFFVVGVVLINISLGVGEFAQTGWLAYPPLSGKEYNPGVGVDYWIWSLQISGLGTLLTGVNFFATILKMRAPGMSMMKMPVFTWAALCTNILIIVSFPILTVTVALLTLDRYLGTHFFTNDMGGNMMMYINLIWAWGHPEVYILVLPVFGVFSEVTATFSRKRLFGYTSLVWATIAITVLSFIVWLHHFFTMGSGANVNAFFGIATMIISIPTGVKIFNWLFTMYQGRIQLNSAMLWTVGFIITFSIGGMTGVLLAVPGANFVLHNSLFLIAHFHNVIIGGVVFGCFAGLTYWWPKSFGFTLNEKWGIRAFWFWIIGFFVAFMPLYVLGFMGMTRRLSQDINPEFHPMLMVAAGGAALIACGILCQVIQVFVSIRDREQNRDLTGDPWGGRTLEWSTSSPPPFYNFAVVPEVTDRDEFWDMKEKGEAYKRPAKYEEIHMPKNTGAGVIIAGFSLIFGFAMIWYIWWLAIIGFVGMIVTWIVKSFDEDVDYYVPVAEVERIEDLHHEQISKAGVNHVN
- a CDS encoding cytochrome o ubiquinol oxidase subunit III → MSTETLTNHNVAHVEHGHHDAGATKVFGFWIYLMSDCILFATLFATYAVLVNGTAGGPSGRDIFDLNFVLVETFLLLFSSITYGIAMLGMNKGHKNQVNTWLGLTFLFGLGFVAMEIYEFHHLIAEGYGPDRSAFLSSFFALVATHGIHVTAGLVWIIIMMIQVAKRGLNETNRTRLMCLSLFWHFLDVVWICVFTVVYLLGAM
- a CDS encoding cytochrome o ubiquinol oxidase subunit IV, which codes for MSHPTSSHSTTTHGGASHGSLKSYLIGFILSVILTVIPFAMVMSGTASHTTILATVVGLAVVQIIVHLVYFLHMNGSSEERWNLVAFLFTAMIIAIVVVGSLWIMYNLNINMMVD
- the cyoE gene encoding heme o synthase, translated to MIKQYLQVTKPGIIFGNLISVVGGFLLASKGVIDYPLFLATLFGVSLVVASGCVFNNYIDRDIDRIMERTKNRVLVKGLIDPKVSLIYASVLGIAGMLLLYVAANPLAMWLAVIGFVIYVGVYSLYMKRKSVYGTLIGSLSGAAPPVIGYCAVTGQFDMGALILLLIFSLWQMPHSYAIAIFRFKDYQAANIPVLPVIKGISVTKNHITLYILAFMVATLMLTLSGYAGYKYLVVAAAVSVWWLGMALRGYKATNDSVWARKLFVFSIIAITSLSVMMSVDFNVPSSAGLLTYVG